One Diadema setosum chromosome 8, eeDiaSeto1, whole genome shotgun sequence genomic window carries:
- the LOC140232376 gene encoding cytochrome P450 3A56-like, producing MVWCYTFFLRRNIPGPVPLPIFGNALGWRKGIHLALDDYIQKYGNGCGFYKFFDPSILVSDPETIKQIMVKNFDRFPNREPLPLDNPNMNKALFVSSDDLWRKIRHTLTPAFSGRKMKLMSLMVNEPADRLLQNFKTIYEKNNGVFECRELYGAYVIDTIASCAFGLRVDSQRCKNHPFVTNAKRFFASLDFTSPAMILSTIIPGAGKILGWLGLSVFPEDVIAFFKAVVDEAVDNRKSTNDKTRLDFLQLMIDAAEEEDGDDDGDGGEDLGSRSTNRSTTESKTKREPLTRQELTSQALAFFIAGYETTSSAIGFASYLLATHPEEQDRLIEEIDSLAPSRDDVTYENMKSLTFLDNVVNEALRLYPPGVIFDRICSRTTVIGDRVFPAGASVTFNIWSTHRDPEFWPNPEKFDPDRFSKENRAKRHPFAHLPFGGGPRVCIGLRFAMMEIKTALVRILQEFRFEVASATEIPPELGKTGIIFPPKGITLRVVPRKDDRS from the exons ATGGTGTGGTGCTATACATTCTTCTTGCGGAGAAATATCCCCGGCCCTGTTCCACTACCCATCTTTGGAAATGCACTAGGCTGGAGAAAG GGAATTCATCTAGCGCTTGATGATTACATACAGAAATATGGAAATGGATGTGG GTTCTACAAATTTTTCGATCCAAGTATTCTTGTCTCTGATCCCGAGACAATCAAGCAAATCATGGTCAAAAATTTTGACCGATTTCCGAACAGGGAG CCGCTTCCTTTGGACAATCCCAACATGAACAAAGCCTTGTTCGTCAGCTCAGACGATCTCTGGAGGAAGATTCGACACACTCTGACACCGGCATTCAGCGGCAGGAAAATGAAACTG ATGTCGCTAATGGTCAATGAACCTGCTGATAGATTgttacaaaacttcaaaacaaTCTACGAGAAGAACAACGGTGTATTCGAATGCAGAGA ACTCTATGGTGCTTACGTCATTGATACAATCGCGTCGTGTGCCTTCGGCCTTCGCGTGGACTCGCAGAGATGTAAGAATCATCCTTTCGTGACAAACGCCAAGAGGTTTTTCGCCAGCCTCGACTTCACGTCCCCTGCCATGATTCTGTCGA CAATCATACCAGGAGCAGGCAAGATTCTGGGTTGGCTCGGACTTTCGGTCTTTCCCGAGGACGTCATCGCATTTTTCAAAGCAGTCGTCGATGAGGCCGTCGACAACCGGAAATCTACGAACGACAAGACG AGGTTGGATTTCCTGCAGCTGATGATCGACGCGGCCGAAGAGGAAGATGGCGACGATGACGGTGACGGCGGCGAAGATCTCGGGAGCCGCTCTACTAATCGCTCGACGACCGAGTCAAAAACGAAGAGGGAGCCTCTTACTAGGCAGGAACTTACCAGTCAA gctCTCGCTTTCTTTATCGCTGGCTACGAGACAACATCAAGCGCGATTGGTTTTGCGTCCTATCTCCTAGCAACGCACCCCGAGGAGCAGGACCGCCTCATCGAAGAGATCGACAGTTTGGCGCCCTCACGCGACGATGTCACGTACGAGAATATGAAGAGTCTCACTTTTCTCGACAACGTCGTCAACGAAGCTCTGAGATTATACCCGCCAGGTGTCAT ATTCGACCGTATCTGCAGCAGAACAACCGTGATAGGTGACCGAGTTTTCCCCGCCGGAGCCTCGGTTACTTTCAATATTTGGAGCACCCACCGCGATCCGGAATTCTGGCCAAATCCTGAAAAATTTGATCCCGACAG GTTTAGCAAGGAAAACCGGGCCAAGCGTCACCCGTTTGCTCATCTGCCATTCGGCGGCGGTCCCCGGGTGTGCATCGGCCTGCGGTTCGCCATGATGGAAATCAAGACCGCCCTAGTTCGAATCCTGCAAGAGTTCCGATTCGAGGTCGCATCGGCGACAGAG ATTCCACCTGAGCTTGGGAAAACGGGAATTATCTTTCCACCAAAAGGCATCACCCTTCGAGTTGTGCCCAGGAAGGATGACCGCTCGTAA